The stretch of DNA caaatttttcaaaacatATAATCACTCTTATTCTCAAATTCTAAGTTTCAAAAcactttcaaaatatactattttccaattactaattaaaattaattacacatcattatgtatatattttctttGTATCCTCGCAAAGTTTGAAGTTCGAGTTTTTCGTTCGTGCATACCTAACAATATATTAGAGCATTTCCAACAATTTATCTACTACATTCAGTAAAATACatcactttatttattttacttcaaacttttacattatatcatacattaatttttctatttttttctctatatcatttaaacattatatttttaatatatttaattcattttatagaaataaaacatataatattaacacgcatatatagaaaattaaaaaaaaaattataataaatatagaaaattaaaaaaataataataaaatatatttaacccAATATATAATTATCTCTACATTTAACTCAACTTAACTAAGGTTTAGCTTTAAGCTCAATTTTGTAactttttctttataatttaaagTTTCCTATCTTGAAAGGTGATAGTtttcactaatataaaaaagTTTGAGTGTAATCCTCTTTgtcaaatatattttgaaaattcatgATGATTGTTCAAACACATACATAGTACATAATATTCATTAAGGATAGGAAAATAAATTGTTCCCCCAAAATCAAAAACATTTAAAGAAACTATAGCTATATTATATTTTGACCCAAAAAAAACTAACTTCTCAATTGGTTCACAGTGTGGCATCTGAAATGGCTTGGATTTCCTTCTTGCTTCTCACCACACAGTGACTCTTAATGTTGAAATCGAGTTTATCCAAATCCTCTACGATTCCCAGGTAGCCATACAAAACACTTTCCAACTTTTCTGATTCTGTCAATTCTCGAGTATCTCGGTGAGTGTTATTATGGTCAGTTGAGTTGGTTTGTTGTAGCTCGAGTCTCCCATGTTTGTTCTCTGCATAATGCTTGTGAAGCCTTTCTGCTTCTTGCAAACCCGAGAGTGTAGCGTTGAATATCGCTACTAAAATACTCTGATTCGCAGCCTTTCCCCGAAACACCTTAGTTTTCTCCCCATTAAATCCCATATCTGTAATTATAACATAAACAATAATTTTAACAGTAAAAGCATAAACAATGTTTATGGATGCTTACCATTTGAAAGAATGAATCACTATTTAAGGAGACTTACCTCGAAGAATAGCTTCATACATTTGAATGCTAACAATCACCCGTTCATCTAGATTGCGATTAGCTATGGAGATATTTTGAATGATTACAACAGGAGGCCAGATAATTAAGTCCTCTCTCAAAGCAGTGGCTTCGGCACGAGGCAAAATCTGCAGAACCCAAGGAGTATTAGGGGCTGTTGCACTGTTCCAACCCAATAGTACACAAAGCGCTTTGTGAAACCCCAAATGCTCTGCTCTAAGCTCCCTTTTGTGTGATGTTAAAGCATGTTTGACCAGCTCCAATGGACATAAAAACTCTTTGGAGCTGCAGTGTTTAGTCGAGAAACCAAGAGTAACCATTAACCAGAAAATTAACAAGTTGTCTAGGAGGAGGTAATATTGTTCTTCAATGTTTCAAGTACCAAACAAGTTTTCGGTTTTGTTAAAGAAAATCCCGATAATATAATGTTGTTACCACACAAAAATCTAACTAAACATTCTTACAGAATAAGATATGAGGAAAGACAGCTTATTACTAGCTTAGCTGAAGGTATGCACTAAGTTAAGTATCGAAAAATGTTGACTGTTCAAGAACCTGTGAAACAGAAAACACCAACTGATTTGGTTTGATCAGTTTACTCGGTGGATCGATTCTCTTGAACACACTAAGCCAATATTGTATTAGAGTTTAAACAATGAAGAACATGAGTCATGCTGCTTGAAACTAATATTAGAGCTTGTCTTTGTCTTCTTTCTTGGTCAACAAGAAAGAAGAGAAAACAATCTGTAGTGAGAAAGATTTACAACATTGATGATGTCCTGATTCTTTCCCTAAATTCAAAACCAAGCAAAATAAAGTTCTTGAATCCTATCATTCTTAGTCATCACCTTCCTAAACTAAATTCAAAATCTTCACTCCTCAAGTCATGTTATCCTATACTAAAGTCATACTATATATAATTGGCATTAGCTAAAGATGCTCACTAAGATTGCAAAGTAAacactataatcaaattaaCTGGTAAAGTAATCATATCTACAGAGTCATGAATGGACATTTGATTAGATGACAGACCTGCCACACACGCAACACTTCAAAGTAGATTCCCCTTCTTGATCTAAATATTTTCTTCGTTGAGCTGGGTGTTCATGCAAATTCTTAATGAACTTAAAGAAAGCTTTTTCAACCAGCCTGTGGAATTCATCTGAATCTTCAGAAACCGGAGTCTTTGAAGGCTTTACAACCTTATCCAAAGAGCCATTAATGTTGTTATCAGTTGTTTTCCTCAAGGAATCTTTCTTTTTCCTCTTCAAGAACACCTTATTACTCGGTTCAAGTCTCCCGCGAAATGATACCGAAATGGGATCCTTTTGAATAGGCCCTAAACGCTTCTTTACATCTCCTCTAGCTTTGTTATCAAATCCCCCATATCCATGGCACTGATAAGAACCACCATTAGAGTCATCATTAATCCTTCTCTTCATACTCTTTTTCTTCTTACCTTTTCTTCTAACCAACCTTTCATATTGGTCATCCCTCTCAATCCTCTGATGATGCAAAACTCTATCATCACTCTCTGGCATAGCTACTAACCTGTTCAAGCTACCAACAACATCTTTTTCTCTTCCCAACCATGAAATCTCACTATCCCCACCATAGTTTGAACCTTCATAATCAACAAGCCTCCTTTTCAAGCCCAACACTTCCTCATCTTGGTCATCCCTTCTAAACAAACCTCCTTTCACATCATCATATTCATTACTAAAAACAGCACTACCTTGTCTTGAAGATTGACCAAAagggttgttgttgttgttgttagcAACATTATCAAAATTATGAACAATAATAGAATCAACATTACTAGGTCTCATACTCAAACAACCTTGTTGTTGTTGGGTCCTAAAGTTTTCCCCAACATGATCATCAATCAAATAACCCATTTCACCATTTCCATGGGATTGTGAAACATCATTAAAATATCCAAGAGAATCTTCTTTCACATACCTACTACCAATACCAAGATGAGATTGAAGTTGAACCACTTCTTTGTTCTTATCAAGTGGATGAAGAAACCCTTGTCCTTGACCGTACAAAGAGTTATCAAAATTGATAAAGCTCTCATTTTTCTGAATACCCACATCGAGTTTTCCCAATGGTGACATTAACAGACCATTAGAATACCCAGAGAACACAGTACGATCCAAACCCTCATGAAACTCGCTCTTCCGATAACCCATTTCCCCTTCCGCCATGTACGGACGATGAAGCATTGTGTTCCGCCATTGAAGGGTTTCCAAAGAAGAAGATTCTTCACGTACATCGGAGCAGTAAGAAGGAGTGATTGTCCGTATTCCATACCGACCCGGATAACCAAACCGGGTCGTCGGGTCGTAATAACCAGTTTGGCGGCCTAATTCTCTATCTCGAGAACTACCCTCCATTGTTGATGACCAGAAAAAAAAGCTTTGAAGAAGAAGCCAAAGAAAAGGAACTTCTGAGAAGCCTAAATAGGGAAATGTAGTAAGGTGTcagattgagagagagagagagagattatgGTAAAGAAACTGGGTAATGAGAAGAGCTTAAGGAAATTAAGGAGTTGTGTAGTGagagaggaagaggaggagtgGGGGAGTGACACCTGATTTTTTGCATGGAAACGCAATGATCACCTTTTCCCGCTCTCACTatatacctaattgctatctaGTAACCAAGTAACTTACATTGTCCAACACCATACCGATATGATATTTTAGGGCTTGTTTGGAACGCCGCCGTaataggtcgtattgtattatatatactaTAAATATTATCATCTTTACGTAAGAAATTAAAATCGAGCCCTAAAATAAAAAACgtcattaacgttcggactaaactttaaaaagttccaaactcgatttttaacttaaaattaCTTCAATTTCAATAAGTAAACAGCAAAACTAGTCTCATAGTTACCAAAGAACAATTCTATGAAGTCAGAATTTCCATAACTACTCTAAATCACAAAGCCCCTATATAAAACCAATCGTTTTTAGCTTAAAACGTAATTAATTTATACCTTAAGCTTTTCCTCTTCGAGGATTTGTTATcgctactaccagagcttagatcgtTAGGTTTCGAgttgaaataaaaacaaatagatATAAAAGAAGAAAGTTTGTCAAAAAGAGAGAACAAAAGTTTCGTTCGTCGTATATGtactaaatttttatatatatatataaaggaagaggtttcaatggttacatttttattgtaaccatcatggttacatttttttaagccattggattattattaaatggttgtgattaatttggaaaataaataataaataacttgtaacctgaaagtgacctaatcatttatttctttataaaactttaattaagattaattatattttaaaattaaattaattataattattaattaaatttttgcaatttattactatataaggatcttttagcaatttatttttttatacttaaattatttaaaattttatagcaaaactttttataatttaaaattataaacatataatttcataatttaaattttattatatttgtaattttaattttaaattattacacttaattatttaatttttttatttaaatatttaaaaagtaaaaaaatgaaataagttgaatgattttttagaaaaaaaatggttatcgattgattagcttgaggcctcatacttagattataattgtaacaaaataattaaatatcatttaaaaataattaattatttgaaaatttattataagaagagaattttaatttgtgtcaaaaaaaatttaatttttgtaaaaaaaaataaattttattgtaaatattataattaaatggcttaattattaaaataattcaagtaaggatttaaatataaataataattgctaaaagaggtcttgtcaaatatttaattaattattttaagaaaatagttaattataattaaataattctaaaaaagaatgtagaaaatagttaattataattaattaaatctaaaaaaggaaagtctacctattaataacctgctattacaggttaaaaaaaaatgtaaccatatggttacaataaaaatgtaaccattgaatagtcacccatatataaaatagtattataataatatattaataattaatataataatattaataaaaatttattattaataattatcttattatttcttaactACTAAGAAACTTATACTTTTAGTGTATTTAGCCAACTTAGAGTATCTTAAAATACTTcggtattttcaaaatcaactaACCCCAACAAtcccatcaatatttctaactaaaaccgTTGTGACATTTTTTGTCTCTAATCGAGTCTTCAGGGTCGccgaacttgaaaatatttttatttcacaaataactcatattatatccacatatttcaaataaatctccgtaattaacaaattactcttatttatccacttatcGAGTCTTCAGAGTCaccgaacctgaaaatatttttattctacatatagctcatattacattcacatatgtcataaaaatctccgtaatttataaattacgtttatttactcacttatagcaaatttaaattatatattgaaaTAGATTAATAGGATTGATTAacccataatataaatataaactctaattatttaccattagactTATCAGGATATTACAGCATAAGTACCTAAAATGTTAAGTTTGTAAGCGGCCAAATTGATTAtctattttttatattctttattgaattaatttgaaaaatcacgATTGGTGTCTAGTAATATTTAATATGTCATATCACTATCAGAATAATTAAGTATTTGATCTcacacaatttaatttaatttaataatattgatAACTATTTATAAGAGCATATTTAATAGTCTATTTGCAAATATCTACATTGTTAATTCATAAGTAATTCTAATTACTacataaaaaatagtttaacaaaaataaaaaaaaataataaaaagagttTTAGcatcataataaatatattaatcatCAAATTAGTATATTGAGTTGTCTCTAAAAATAATGTGATATAcacatatattacatatatttattttggcatgaaaaaaattcatattgtaaaaattagtaattttgtaatatatagtatggtgaaattttaaattgcaattattaaattcaaaactgCAAACCGCACTGCACTACgtgattttacaaaaatacaaactacAACTGCACTGTATTTTTCATGTGGTGCGAACAATTTGTGCAATATAAGCTGTCTGATGAACACATTGTACAatattattaatgaaaattttaatttttacatttcaaaatcaaaacagattattctttacttttttattgAAATTTACATAGAAACCCACAGAATAATTTAAATCGCAATTAAAATCAACTCATATAAAAACTACCCAAACAATCTAAAAcgtaaatctttttttttttaaaaaaaaatagtatagggtgattctacaatgcacgcccttaaaagggatgtattgatgcacccttaacttatttcggcattcagaaaaaaaatttaatctaattttttttcttca from Cannabis sativa cultivar Pink pepper isolate KNU-18-1 chromosome 2, ASM2916894v1, whole genome shotgun sequence encodes:
- the LOC115719197 gene encoding uncharacterized protein LOC115719197, with the protein product MEGSSRDRELGRQTGYYDPTTRFGYPGRYGIRTITPSYCSDVREESSSLETLQWRNTMLHRPYMAEGEMGYRKSEFHEGLDRTVFSGYSNGLLMSPLGKLDVGIQKNESFINFDNSLYGQGQGFLHPLDKNKEVVQLQSHLGIGSRYVKEDSLGYFNDVSQSHGNGEMGYLIDDHVGENFRTQQQQGCLSMRPSNVDSIIVHNFDNVANNNNNNPFGQSSRQGSAVFSNEYDDVKGGLFRRDDQDEEVLGLKRRLVDYEGSNYGGDSEISWLGREKDVVGSLNRLVAMPESDDRVLHHQRIERDDQYERLVRRKGKKKKSMKRRINDDSNGGSYQCHGYGGFDNKARGDVKKRLGPIQKDPISVSFRGRLEPSNKVFLKRKKKDSLRKTTDNNINGSLDKVVKPSKTPVSEDSDEFHRLVEKAFFKFIKNLHEHPAQRRKYLDQEGESTLKCCVCGSSKEFLCPLELVKHALTSHKRELRAEHLGFHKALCVLLGWNSATAPNTPWVLQILPRAEATALREDLIIWPPVVIIQNISIANRNLDERVIVSIQMYEAILRDMGFNGEKTKVFRGKAANQSILVAIFNATLSGLQEAERLHKHYAENKHGRLELQQTNSTDHNNTHRDTRELTESEKLESVLYGYLGIVEDLDKLDFNIKSHCVVRSKKEIQAISDATL